One segment of Mycolicibacterium sp. YH-1 DNA contains the following:
- a CDS encoding arsenate reductase ArsC, which yields MSDSPAPLTTHTHRDLSIDQRHALKTAASRLHADFGEHFGVETVERFLHTSYDQFAGRATIPNFLPLLAERWARQRLTALARVEGKISDTKPTVLFLCTHNAGRSQMALGFFNHLAGDQGVAWSGGSEPGTEINPAAVQAMAEVGIDITREFPKPWTDEIVQAADVVVTMGCGDACPFFPGKRYENWELIDPAGRGVDAVRPIRDDVEERVRRLLDELGINPVG from the coding sequence ATGAGCGACAGCCCGGCCCCTCTGACGACTCACACGCATCGGGACCTGTCAATCGACCAGAGGCATGCATTGAAGACGGCGGCCAGTCGTCTGCACGCCGACTTTGGTGAGCACTTCGGCGTCGAGACCGTCGAGCGGTTCCTCCACACCTCCTACGATCAGTTCGCCGGGCGAGCCACAATCCCAAACTTCTTGCCGCTGCTGGCCGAAAGGTGGGCTCGTCAACGCCTCACAGCCCTGGCTCGCGTCGAGGGCAAGATCTCCGACACCAAGCCCACTGTGCTGTTCCTGTGCACGCACAACGCAGGCCGGTCCCAGATGGCGCTCGGCTTCTTCAACCATCTCGCGGGGGATCAGGGTGTGGCTTGGTCGGGTGGGTCCGAACCGGGCACCGAGATCAATCCGGCGGCGGTTCAGGCGATGGCCGAGGTCGGCATCGATATCACACGCGAGTTCCCCAAGCCCTGGACCGACGAGATCGTTCAAGCCGCCGATGTCGTCGTCACCATGGGGTGTGGGGACGCTTGCCCGTTCTTCCCTGGAAAGCGCTACGAGAACTGGGAGTTGATCGACCCCGCTGGCAGGGGTGTCGATGCCGTCCGTCCCATCCGCGACGACGTCGAGGAGCGGGTCCGCCGACTTCTCGACGAACTCGGTATCAATCCCGTCGGCTGA
- a CDS encoding helix-turn-helix domain-containing protein, which translates to MATVEDDKSAGRPRDASIDERALAVTRELLVETGWDDLSMRLIAARSGVSRSSLDRRWSSKAELVLHAILGATPDLAPFAGTDRAGWVDWVARGSRQLFARPEVRAAVPGLLLAMAENQDLRHRLWTDFSGPAVALFTASSPGDPADAERDARALLAMGVGAALLLSTVALEDDTDALHARVVEVLTSAVAPAGMTR; encoded by the coding sequence ATGGCCACTGTGGAGGACGATAAGTCGGCGGGACGCCCGAGGGACGCGTCGATCGACGAACGCGCCCTCGCGGTCACCCGCGAGCTGCTCGTGGAGACGGGCTGGGATGACCTGAGTATGCGGTTGATCGCCGCCCGCTCGGGGGTCAGTCGATCGAGTCTGGACCGCCGCTGGTCATCGAAGGCCGAACTCGTGCTGCACGCGATCCTCGGTGCCACACCGGATCTCGCACCGTTCGCAGGCACCGACCGCGCCGGATGGGTGGACTGGGTGGCACGTGGCAGCCGTCAGCTCTTCGCCCGCCCCGAGGTGCGGGCAGCGGTTCCCGGGCTGCTGCTCGCGATGGCCGAGAACCAAGATCTGCGCCACCGGTTGTGGACGGACTTCAGCGGGCCCGCGGTGGCGCTTTTCACCGCGTCCAGTCCCGGCGACCCGGCCGATGCCGAGCGCGATGCCCGTGCCCTACTCGCGATGGGGGTGGGCGCGGCGCTGCTGCTTTCCACCGTCGCTCTGGAGGACGACACCGATGCGCTGCACGCCCGGGTGGTCGAGGTGCTCACCAGTGCTGTGGCGCCCGCGGGAATGACGCGATGA
- a CDS encoding acyltransferase, with protein sequence MPSNKPTLDAADAVGDTVTGRDRAVDVARLGALVVVMFGHCFLLLATINADGLQIGNLLGEIPAMAPLTWVAQVMPLFFLAGGAAGAYSWRAGTPWGTWLVTRAQRLCRPVFWYLAAWTVGLFVARMILGAESAAGIGRESVALLWFLGVYLVVLAFVPALTRLQTWRGVAVLIVSLLVAAAAVDGVRMAVGTPESGVANFVIVWLIPMTLGVAYARRLISPCAALVVAASALIAQIALAVTGPYEVALVVTGAERMSNVSPPTLLLALHCTWMSCLFVAAAGAIGRWAARPRVWRVVSVGNGGAMTIYLWHIPAIAVAMFTLHAFGLDAYDVHAPGFWGLLALRALVFAIVMAVTFWLLSPLEHRRLPWWDGPVGATGARSTGAGALICVAGVALVLMAKDGLDDVAGWTALGCFLATAAAARVCAGTNTPGAPAPRRQRSSVGSSRDFEPNRQTRK encoded by the coding sequence ATGCCGTCCAACAAGCCCACGCTCGACGCAGCCGACGCGGTGGGCGACACCGTCACCGGACGGGACCGCGCCGTCGACGTGGCCCGCCTCGGCGCGCTGGTCGTGGTGATGTTCGGCCACTGTTTCCTGCTACTCGCCACGATCAACGCCGACGGCCTGCAGATCGGCAACCTGCTCGGGGAGATCCCCGCGATGGCCCCGCTGACCTGGGTCGCCCAGGTCATGCCCCTGTTCTTCCTCGCGGGCGGCGCGGCGGGCGCATACAGCTGGCGGGCGGGCACACCGTGGGGCACCTGGCTGGTCACCCGCGCCCAGCGCCTGTGCCGACCCGTGTTCTGGTACCTCGCAGCGTGGACGGTGGGCCTGTTCGTCGCCCGCATGATCCTGGGAGCGGAGTCGGCGGCAGGCATCGGACGCGAGTCGGTGGCGCTGCTGTGGTTCCTCGGCGTGTACCTGGTGGTGCTCGCCTTCGTGCCGGCCCTGACCCGCCTGCAGACGTGGCGCGGCGTGGCCGTCCTCATTGTGTCCCTGCTCGTGGCCGCCGCGGCCGTCGACGGTGTTCGGATGGCCGTCGGTACGCCGGAGTCCGGGGTGGCGAACTTCGTGATCGTCTGGCTCATCCCGATGACCCTCGGCGTCGCCTATGCGCGCCGACTGATCAGCCCCTGCGCGGCGCTCGTCGTCGCCGCGAGTGCGCTCATCGCCCAGATCGCGTTGGCCGTGACGGGGCCCTACGAGGTGGCGCTCGTGGTGACCGGGGCGGAGCGGATGTCCAACGTGTCCCCGCCGACGCTGCTGCTCGCGCTGCACTGCACGTGGATGTCGTGCCTGTTCGTGGCCGCCGCCGGTGCCATCGGCCGGTGGGCGGCGCGGCCGCGGGTCTGGCGGGTCGTCTCGGTGGGCAACGGGGGAGCGATGACCATCTACCTCTGGCACATCCCCGCGATCGCCGTGGCCATGTTCACGCTGCACGCGTTCGGCCTCGACGCCTACGATGTGCACGCCCCGGGCTTCTGGGGTCTGCTCGCGCTGCGGGCACTGGTGTTCGCGATCGTCATGGCCGTGACGTTCTGGCTGCTCTCACCGCTCGAGCATCGTCGGCTGCCGTGGTGGGACGGACCGGTCGGAGCCACCGGCGCCCGCTCGACCGGGGCCGGGGCGTTGATCTGCGTCGCCGGTGTGGCGCTCGTGCTGATGGCAAAGGACGGCCTGGACGACGTGGCGGGCTGGACCGCGCTGGGCTGCTTCCTCGCCACCGCCGCGGCCGCTAGAGTATGCGCCGGCACCAACACGCCAGGCGCACCCGCGCCGCGCCGTCAGAGGAGTTCGGTAGGGTCCTCGCGTGACTTCGAGCCCAACCGTCAAACCCGTAAATGA
- a CDS encoding class I SAM-dependent methyltransferase, whose translation MDHADGDRAHAGTLTRVSETALLTLNGRAHQARHPNAIIDDPMAIQLVEAIDFDFDKFGRKGQEMALRSVAFDRAAVQYLSEHPSATVVALAEGLQTSFWRLNSRLPNAEFRWLTVDFQPIIELRQRLLPPSPRITNLAQSALDYTWMDRVDTSDGVFITAEGLLMYLQPDEAMSLITECARRFPGGQMIFDLPPVLVKKIAPRGLRSSRRYRVPPMPFSLSASQLADLANTVPGVRAVHDLPIPRGRGLIFGKLYPAFWQLKLAKQHRGAFTLLEFG comes from the coding sequence GTGGATCACGCAGACGGCGACAGGGCCCACGCCGGCACCCTGACCAGGGTCTCGGAGACCGCGTTGCTGACGCTCAACGGCAGAGCACACCAGGCCCGCCACCCAAACGCCATCATCGATGATCCGATGGCCATCCAGCTCGTCGAGGCGATCGACTTCGACTTCGACAAGTTCGGCCGCAAGGGCCAGGAGATGGCATTGCGGTCAGTTGCATTCGATCGCGCCGCCGTCCAGTATCTGTCCGAGCATCCGTCGGCCACTGTCGTCGCCCTCGCCGAAGGCCTTCAGACGAGTTTCTGGCGCCTGAACAGCAGGCTGCCGAACGCCGAATTTCGTTGGCTCACCGTGGACTTCCAGCCGATCATTGAACTGCGGCAACGCCTGCTTCCGCCCTCGCCGCGGATCACCAACCTCGCGCAGTCAGCGCTTGACTACACCTGGATGGACAGGGTGGACACCAGCGATGGCGTCTTCATCACCGCGGAGGGTCTGCTGATGTACCTGCAGCCCGACGAGGCGATGAGCCTGATCACCGAGTGCGCCAGGCGTTTTCCGGGCGGCCAGATGATCTTCGACCTGCCGCCGGTCCTGGTGAAGAAGATCGCGCCGCGAGGACTGCGATCCTCCCGGCGGTACCGCGTTCCGCCGATGCCGTTCAGCCTGTCGGCATCTCAGCTGGCGGATCTGGCCAACACCGTGCCAGGTGTCCGCGCCGTGCACGATCTGCCGATACCCCGAGGCCGAGGCCTCATCTTCGGCAAGCTCTATCCCGCCTTCTGGCAGCTGAAGCTGGCCAAGCAGCACCGCGGCGCGTTCACCCTGCTGGAGTTCGGCTGA
- a CDS encoding NADH:flavin oxidoreductase: MRLGPLTLKNRFIKAATFEGRMPRGEVTDDLIDFHVEVARGGAAMTTVAYCAISDGGRVHRDTMVLDSRRAAALRRLTDAVHAEGALVCAQIGHAGLVANTRSNRTSTLAPSTRLSAPAMGLVRGATLGQLDQVIDDFGAAARNAVDAGFDAIEVHLGHGYLVSSFFSPNLNKRSDRYGGDMARRAELARRVLERVRHEAGDSVAVTAKFNMDDGVRGGFWLTDSLPTARLLESDGYVDALELTGGSSLFNPMYYFRGDVPMAEFIASQPAVVGLGLRVIGSRMFRSYPFEEAFFLPQARQFRETLSMPLILLGGINAMDTVENAMTEGFEFVAMARALLRDPDLVNKFRAETAREGLCVHCTKCMATIFGGTHCVLR, encoded by the coding sequence ATGAGGCTCGGTCCGTTGACGTTGAAGAACCGATTCATCAAGGCCGCGACCTTCGAGGGCCGGATGCCTCGTGGTGAGGTCACCGACGACCTGATCGACTTCCACGTCGAGGTGGCGCGCGGTGGCGCGGCGATGACGACCGTCGCCTACTGCGCGATCTCCGATGGCGGCCGGGTGCACCGAGACACCATGGTGCTCGACAGTCGACGCGCCGCGGCGCTGCGCCGGTTGACCGACGCCGTGCACGCCGAGGGTGCGCTCGTCTGCGCGCAGATCGGCCACGCGGGTCTGGTCGCCAACACCCGCTCCAACAGGACGAGCACGTTGGCGCCGTCGACCCGGCTCAGTGCGCCGGCGATGGGTCTGGTGCGCGGTGCGACCCTCGGGCAGCTCGACCAGGTCATCGACGACTTCGGCGCTGCCGCACGCAATGCCGTCGACGCGGGCTTCGACGCCATCGAGGTGCATCTGGGCCACGGCTACCTGGTGAGCTCGTTCTTCAGCCCGAATCTCAACAAGCGCAGCGACCGCTACGGCGGTGACATGGCGCGGCGTGCCGAACTGGCTCGTCGGGTGCTCGAGCGGGTGCGCCACGAGGCGGGTGACAGCGTCGCCGTCACCGCCAAGTTCAACATGGACGACGGCGTCCGCGGCGGCTTCTGGCTCACCGACAGCCTGCCCACGGCACGGCTGTTGGAGTCCGACGGGTACGTCGACGCGCTCGAACTCACCGGCGGCAGTTCGCTGTTCAATCCGATGTACTACTTCCGCGGTGACGTCCCGATGGCCGAGTTCATCGCGTCCCAGCCGGCCGTCGTGGGTCTGGGCCTGCGCGTCATCGGCTCGCGTATGTTCCGCAGCTATCCGTTCGAAGAGGCGTTCTTCCTGCCCCAGGCCCGTCAGTTCCGCGAGACGCTGTCCATGCCACTGATCCTGCTGGGTGGGATCAACGCGATGGACACCGTCGAGAACGCGATGACCGAGGGCTTCGAGTTCGTGGCCATGGCCCGTGCCCTGCTACGTGATCCCGATCTGGTCAACAAGTTTCGCGCCGAGACCGCCCGTGAGGGGTTGTGCGTGCACTGCACGAAGTGCATGGCGACGATCTTCGGTGGCACGCATTGCGTGCTGCGCTAG
- a CDS encoding ArsI/CadI family heavy metal resistance metalloenzyme: MSRMQLALNVDDLDAAITFYTKLFNTPPAKVKEGYANFAVAEPPLKLVLLENPGKGGTINHLGVEVESSETVHAEIARLTGEGLFTDEEIGTTCCFATQDKVWVTGPAGEKWEVYTVLADSDTFGTSPEHANGGTAEGGVCCGGSAAEAVKPSNACC, encoded by the coding sequence ATGTCCCGGATGCAACTCGCCCTCAATGTTGATGACCTTGATGCGGCGATCACGTTCTACACCAAGCTCTTCAACACCCCGCCCGCCAAGGTCAAGGAGGGCTACGCGAACTTCGCGGTCGCCGAGCCGCCGCTGAAACTGGTGCTGCTGGAGAACCCCGGCAAGGGCGGCACGATCAACCACCTCGGTGTCGAGGTGGAGTCCAGCGAGACCGTGCACGCGGAGATCGCCCGGCTCACCGGCGAGGGGCTGTTCACCGACGAGGAGATCGGCACCACGTGCTGCTTCGCCACGCAGGACAAGGTCTGGGTCACCGGGCCCGCCGGGGAGAAGTGGGAGGTCTACACCGTGCTCGCCGACTCCGACACCTTCGGCACCAGTCCCGAACACGCGAATGGCGGAACTGCTGAGGGCGGTGTCTGCTGCGGGGGTTCGGCTGCGGAAGCGGTGAAGCCGAGCAATGCCTGCTGCTGA
- a CDS encoding alpha/beta fold hydrolase gives MDRRLGRVAVGLVAALVVVGGLTAGPAPRAAASPVTGDFSGLVDIGGRSLYLECRGQGSPTVILEAGANGRADVWSRDNLRPAGQRLMVQPGVARFTRVCAYDRPGTLGEVNPALDPDGPEFYPSRSDPVPQPRTTRELMTDLHALLTAAQIPGPYVLAAHSAGGLVARLYASTYPDDVAGMVLIDTTNENIWHHFQDALTPAQYRAFETSTLDNSELLAAYPEAERLWIAPLADTPSVVQVRQARQDAPIRPMPVVVLAHGIPFAAPVAGWPTEKMESILLDSQRDIASLVPDARLVIATESGHNIHQDQPELVIDAIEQVVTAVRDPGTWP, from the coding sequence ATGGATCGCCGTCTCGGACGCGTCGCGGTCGGGCTGGTCGCCGCGCTCGTCGTCGTGGGTGGTCTCACCGCCGGCCCCGCGCCGCGCGCCGCGGCGTCACCGGTGACGGGTGACTTCTCGGGTCTTGTCGATATCGGCGGTCGATCGCTCTACCTGGAATGCCGGGGTCAGGGCAGTCCGACGGTGATCCTGGAGGCCGGCGCGAATGGCCGCGCCGATGTCTGGAGCCGCGACAATCTGCGGCCTGCCGGGCAACGGTTGATGGTCCAACCGGGGGTGGCCAGGTTCACCCGGGTGTGCGCGTATGACCGTCCGGGCACACTCGGCGAGGTCAATCCCGCACTCGACCCGGACGGGCCGGAGTTCTACCCCAGCCGCAGCGACCCGGTCCCACAGCCGCGGACGACGCGAGAGTTGATGACGGACCTGCACGCGTTGCTGACCGCCGCGCAGATCCCGGGCCCCTATGTCCTGGCCGCGCACTCGGCGGGCGGTTTGGTCGCCCGGCTCTACGCCAGCACCTACCCGGACGACGTGGCCGGGATGGTTCTCATCGACACGACCAACGAGAACATCTGGCACCACTTCCAGGACGCGCTGACCCCGGCGCAGTACCGGGCCTTCGAGACGTCCACCCTGGACAACAGCGAGCTGCTGGCGGCCTATCCGGAGGCCGAGCGGTTGTGGATCGCGCCGCTGGCCGACACGCCGAGTGTCGTGCAGGTACGGCAGGCACGTCAGGATGCGCCGATCCGTCCGATGCCGGTAGTCGTTCTGGCACATGGCATCCCGTTCGCCGCACCGGTCGCGGGCTGGCCGACCGAGAAGATGGAGTCGATCCTGCTCGACTCGCAGCGCGACATCGCCTCACTCGTCCCCGATGCACGGCTGGTGATCGCCACCGAGAGCGGACACAACATCCACCAGGATCAACCGGAGCTCGTCATCGACGCCATCGAGCAGGTGGTCACGGCCGTGCGCGACCCGGGTACCTGGCCCTGA
- a CDS encoding NAD-dependent epimerase/dehydratase family protein produces the protein MLIAVTGGTGYVGAHSVRALLSAGHRVRLLVGPDAEGAPVLRHLGEFDGVDVMSGDVRNAATIEALLDGCDAVLHAAGVVGTDNRRNALMWEINAHATEAVLTRAVETGLDPVVSVSSYSALFPSPTGVIGPDTPTAEGRSAYAQTKGYADRVARRLQAQGAPVVVTYPSSVVGEAFHTAPGVTERGWAPIVRFGVAPRLRGGMQMIDVRDVAAVHAAVMAPGRGPRRYVCGGEMVPFNDMISALQRGSGRPIRRIPLSPGVFRGLSRVGDALGAILPMGDGLSYEAALLLTAATPTDDTATLADLGMTWRSPVEAIIASFPRAPQHW, from the coding sequence ATGCTGATCGCTGTCACCGGCGGAACCGGTTACGTGGGTGCGCACAGCGTGCGTGCCCTGCTCAGCGCGGGGCATCGGGTGCGACTGCTCGTGGGGCCGGACGCGGAGGGCGCCCCCGTCCTGCGTCATCTCGGCGAATTCGACGGCGTGGACGTGATGTCAGGCGACGTCAGGAATGCCGCGACCATCGAAGCCCTGCTGGATGGTTGCGATGCGGTGCTGCACGCCGCGGGCGTGGTGGGTACCGACAACCGCCGCAACGCGCTGATGTGGGAGATCAACGCCCACGCCACGGAGGCTGTGCTCACGCGCGCCGTCGAGACAGGACTCGACCCGGTGGTGTCGGTGAGCAGCTACAGCGCCCTGTTCCCATCGCCGACCGGCGTCATCGGTCCCGACACCCCGACCGCCGAGGGGCGCAGCGCGTACGCCCAGACCAAGGGTTACGCCGACCGCGTCGCGCGTCGACTGCAGGCACAGGGTGCGCCCGTGGTCGTCACCTATCCGTCGAGCGTCGTCGGCGAGGCGTTTCACACCGCACCCGGTGTCACCGAGCGAGGGTGGGCGCCGATCGTGCGGTTCGGCGTGGCGCCCCGGTTGCGCGGCGGCATGCAGATGATCGACGTCCGCGACGTCGCCGCGGTGCACGCGGCGGTGATGGCCCCCGGCCGCGGCCCGCGCCGCTACGTCTGCGGCGGGGAGATGGTGCCGTTCAACGACATGATCTCAGCGCTGCAACGGGGATCGGGTCGACCGATACGGCGAATACCACTGAGCCCCGGTGTTTTTCGTGGCCTGAGCCGGGTGGGCGACGCCCTGGGCGCAATCTTGCCCATGGGCGACGGCCTGAGCTATGAGGCGGCGCTGTTGCTCACTGCCGCAACGCCAACCGACGACACCGCGACCCTGGCCGACCTCGGCATGACGTGGCGCTCCCCCGTCGAGGCCATCATCGCGTCATTCCCGCGGGCGCCACAGCACTGGTGA
- a CDS encoding Rv2640c family ArsR-like transcriptional regulator: MPKALPTIDMSAPVCCAPVAAGPMSDEDALEVALRLKALADPARVKIMSYLFSSSAGEENSGDLAAALGLTESTVSHHLAQLRRAGLVDSDRRGMNVYHRAHRDAVVALCTVLDPNCCT, translated from the coding sequence ATGCCCAAGGCTCTGCCGACCATCGACATGTCCGCTCCGGTCTGCTGCGCGCCCGTGGCGGCAGGTCCCATGAGTGACGAGGATGCGCTCGAGGTCGCGTTGCGGCTCAAGGCGCTCGCCGATCCGGCGCGGGTGAAGATCATGTCCTATCTCTTCAGTTCCTCAGCGGGAGAGGAGAACAGCGGCGACCTCGCGGCGGCGCTCGGCCTTACGGAGTCCACCGTCAGCCATCACCTCGCCCAGCTCCGGCGGGCCGGCCTTGTCGACTCCGACCGGCGCGGCATGAACGTCTACCACCGGGCTCACCGCGACGCAGTCGTGGCGCTGTGCACCGTGCTGGACCCCAACTGCTGCACCTAG
- a CDS encoding low molecular weight phosphatase family protein — translation MSASNHVPSVLFVCVKNAGKSQMAAGLMRTIAGDTVEVHSAGTRPGGAINALSAAALAEGGIDITDQTPKPIDSALLRNVDVVVILGREAHVEPVEGTRFETWHTDEPSDRGIGGIERMRLVRDDIENRVRRLIDQLGAAPNG, via the coding sequence ATGTCTGCATCCAATCACGTGCCGAGCGTGCTGTTCGTGTGCGTCAAGAACGCAGGCAAGTCCCAGATGGCCGCCGGGCTGATGCGAACGATCGCCGGCGACACCGTGGAGGTGCACTCCGCGGGTACCAGGCCGGGCGGTGCGATCAATGCACTGTCGGCCGCGGCACTGGCCGAAGGCGGGATCGACATCACCGATCAGACGCCGAAGCCCATCGATTCCGCGCTGTTGCGCAATGTCGACGTCGTGGTGATCCTGGGCCGGGAGGCCCACGTCGAGCCCGTCGAGGGAACCCGGTTCGAGACCTGGCACACCGACGAGCCCTCCGATCGCGGGATCGGGGGTATCGAGCGGATGCGACTCGTCCGTGACGACATCGAGAACCGCGTCCGCCGTCTGATTGACCAGTTGGGGGCGGCACCCAACGGGTGA
- the arsB gene encoding ACR3 family arsenite efflux transporter: protein MTTPVEAGHPAVVERLSLLDRFLPVWIGLAMVVGLLLGRQIPGLNTALDRVQIDGISLPIALGLLIMMYPVLAKVRYDRLDTVTGDRRLLISSLILNWVLGPALMFALAWLLLPDLPEYRTGLIIVGLARCIAMVIIWNDLACGDREAAAVLVALNSIFQVLMFALLGWFYLSVLPGWLGLEQTTISTSPWQIAKSVLIFLGIPLVAGYLSRRVGERVKGRPWYEATFLPRIGPWALYGLLFTIVILFALQGDQITSRPLDVARIALPLLVYFAVMWGGGYLLGAVLGLGYQRTTTLAFTAAGNNFELAIAVAIATYGATSGQALAGVVGPLIEVPVLVGLVYVSLALRRRFTTDAESPTPASDRSAP from the coding sequence ATGACCACCCCGGTAGAGGCCGGCCACCCCGCTGTGGTCGAGAGGCTGTCGCTGCTCGACCGATTCCTGCCGGTGTGGATCGGCCTGGCGATGGTCGTCGGCCTGCTGCTGGGGCGACAGATCCCGGGATTGAACACCGCGCTGGATCGCGTTCAGATCGACGGCATCTCGCTGCCGATCGCGCTGGGCCTGTTGATCATGATGTACCCGGTCCTGGCCAAGGTTCGCTACGACCGACTCGACACCGTCACCGGCGACCGCAGGCTCCTGATCAGCTCGCTGATCCTGAACTGGGTGCTCGGCCCCGCGCTGATGTTCGCGTTGGCCTGGCTGTTGCTGCCGGACCTACCCGAGTACCGCACCGGGCTGATCATCGTGGGCCTGGCCAGATGCATTGCCATGGTGATCATCTGGAACGACCTCGCCTGCGGCGACAGGGAGGCGGCGGCGGTCCTCGTCGCGCTGAACTCGATCTTCCAGGTCCTCATGTTCGCGCTGCTCGGCTGGTTCTACCTCTCGGTGCTGCCCGGGTGGCTCGGCCTGGAGCAGACCACCATCAGCACGTCACCATGGCAGATCGCCAAGTCGGTGCTGATCTTCCTGGGGATTCCGTTGGTGGCGGGCTACCTGTCACGGCGGGTGGGGGAGAGGGTCAAGGGGCGCCCCTGGTACGAGGCCACGTTCCTGCCGAGGATCGGCCCGTGGGCGCTGTACGGCCTGTTGTTCACCATCGTCATTCTCTTTGCGCTGCAAGGTGATCAGATCACCAGCCGCCCGCTGGACGTCGCACGCATCGCGTTGCCGCTGCTGGTGTACTTCGCCGTCATGTGGGGCGGCGGCTACCTGCTCGGCGCGGTCCTCGGCCTGGGCTATCAGCGCACCACGACATTGGCGTTCACGGCCGCGGGCAACAACTTCGAACTCGCGATCGCCGTCGCCATCGCCACCTACGGCGCAACGTCTGGGCAGGCGCTGGCCGGCGTCGTCGGTCCGCTCATCGAGGTCCCGGTGCTCGTTGGATTGGTCTACGTCTCGCTGGCCCTGCGGCGCCGGTTCACGACCGACGCGGAATCACCAACTCCCGCTTCCGATCGGAGCGCACCATGA